A window of Rhizoctonia solani chromosome 5, complete sequence genomic DNA:
taGAATAAAGAGATCATATTAGTAGAAATTACGAAATTGGTGAAATGTCACTTACCCAGTCTTTGCAACTGGACAATATGGGATGCGTTGGAAATGTAGGGGGGCTATTGGATGATAATGGAGAACAATTCAAGCCACTTTATCTATTGGTATAAGCCAATTTTGAGCAATTTTGGCTGGGGGAGTAGAACGGGGGGCGGCTAGTGGTGGCTAAGAGCAAGAGGGTGCAAGGAGGGTGGCGGTCGAATGAGCGCAAGGAATTGGCAATTTCCATCAGCATGTGACCACAACCAACAAATTTCACTAAGTCCAACCGCAACATGCCCAACCGTAGAGCAGTCACTGGAGAGCGTGTTTGGTGTTACTGTGGAATAAATAAGTATGGTACTACCCCCCATGAGTGCCACATACGCACCCGCTATCAACATCTAGCCAAAGCCCAGCGGCTAGACCAACTTTTGCGTGCAGGCAACATTGAAGACAATGAGGACAACGCTGAAAATAGTGAGAATGGAATGGATATTGACCATACGATGCATAATGCGCATCAGTACAAAGACCATGGAGGGGATTTAGGGCTCGGAGGTTAGTATTTTGCAAATGTATGCAGCTAAATTTGCATTATATTTTGAATTCAGACAACAGCTTTAATGATATTGATGCATACATGGGTGCACACCTTGACAGCAAGCTGTCTGAGTTGGAGGACTTGCATGCCAATTGGCACAATATCAACAACCCTGTTTGCATTCCCTTGCAAACGCCAACTCCCCCGCCCAACAACAAGGAACCCCCTGACAAGGATGGATTTGCACACATCACAGAGGAGGATTATTGCAAGTACAATTGTTGGTTTGACAAAGACACTCTtgaaatggacaacattagtaagttttctttttcctttttttaGTTCTTGCACGCAATATCTTACAATTACAATTACCAGTTGCCAAAACTCTTACCAAGGAAGAAATGGATAGCATCAAGATGATGGCTATACAACTGTTTGGACACATCTTGCAGCGCAACTACAAACATATTTGGTATTCATTTTGGGAAAAAATCTATTTGCTCTCAGCCTATTGCTTACACCAAAAGCTTGCTATTCTTTCTGGGATATCCCCTCAACCAATTGACTGCTGCATCAATGTCTGTCACGCATTCACTGGACCCTACGCCAACAAGGATATATGCTCTACATGTAAGGAGCCGCGCTATGACTCAAAGGGAAGACCATGCCAGGTTTTTGAGTATCTCCCAACAACCCCTTGATTCCAGGGGTATTTCAACAACCTGGAGATGATTAAGAGAATGTATTATCAAGCCAACTATACACAGGAAGAAGGCCGGATGGATGATTACATTGACTTGCAACGCTATAAAGATCTGTGTGAAAGTAACATTATTGTCAAAGGTGAGGACTTGGGAGTCCGGTATTTTCATGGATCTTGTGACATTGCCTATGCGGTCATGACAGATGGCGTCAACCTATTCAAGCAGGCGCATTCTGAGAAAAGTACTTGTTGGCCAATTATGGCCATCAATTTAAATCTCCCTGCAAGCAAACGTGTTAAGCTTTGCAATTTGATTCCCCTGGGCGTTATCCCTGGACCAAACCAGCTGAAGGATTTTGACTCGTACCTGGAGCCGTTTGTGGGGGAGGCGATCAAACAGGCTTGTGGGGTTGAGACTTACAACGTCACTAGGCAGGAACAGTTCAAGTTACGGGCCCATGCTTTTCTCATTTTGGGCAACATGCAGGCAATCAAGCACGTGACCCAAATGAAAGGACCAAACGGCAAGGTTCCTTGTTGCGCGTGCGAGGCCATTGGTGTTTATCATACCTGCCGCAAGGGTTATTACATCCCTCTTGCTAACCCAGCCAACTACCCCAACGCAATCCCAGACGGCAGACCTGACCCACAGGATTTCCCGCCCAATACAATTCCTTTGTACAACCCACTCAATCTCCCTCTCCGCACCAAAGCTAGGATTGCTGACCAACTTGGAGAAATGGATGCTGCCAACACAAAGCGCCAACGTGATGCCTTGTCTAAGAACTACGGACTCATCAACCATTCAATCCTTGACCGCATTCCCTCAATTTGTTGGCCTGACTTGTACCCGCACAAATACCTTCACTTGTTTCTTCTCAATCATGGCCGTGAACTTATCTCACTTTGGACTGGATCTTGTCACGGCATTGATGATTCTGGCAACAAGGATTATTTGATATCTGCTGACGACTGGGCCGCTATTGGACTTGAGACCAAAGAGGCTTCAAAAACACTACCTGCCGCATTCATTTGACCCTTGCCTAACATTCAGACTAGCCAAGCAGTTTTTTGCGGCAAGACTTGGGCTTTCTGGCTAGTTTTTATTGGACCAGTAGTTCTACGTGGACGGCTTGCCAagaaatactacaaacattACCTGGAGCTTGTGGAGATCATGAAGTGTCTTACCTCAGTTACTAACACTACAGCTTGAATAGAGCAACTCAGAGACGAGATTGCTCATTACGTCAAGGGTTTCGAAGAGTAAGTCTTGAATTTTGCTCACTTGCAAGACTAATGTTCTTAATAGATATTATTATCAATATAAATACGACAGGCTGTGTGTCTGTAAACTAACTCTACATGCGCTTCTTCATGTCGCCGACGATGTTCTCCGCTGCGGGCCTGTCTGGGTCGCATGGTCATTTTGTATGGAGCGATACTGCCGTGAAGTCACTTTTTGCGCCAAGTCCAAAGTAGTACCATATGTGACAATCAGCAAACATGTCCTTCATATGGGCCAAATCGCCGCAATAGCGAATCGATTCCCAAGCATTCGAAAGGCACTGCTCTTTGGCAAGAACGATGCGCCGGCTCCGATCAGTCGAATGGAATTTATGTACCCCGAATGTGAGTAAATTTATGGATTAATTTCGGGTACTCATACCTTGATAGATGAACAGCACGATATCATCCTTCGATTCCCCCGCCTCCGCGAGTTTCGTCTCAAAGGCACCATCCGCCAACATGTTGCCAGGTACTTTCGCACCAACAACTTTCGGCAGCTACCTCGTCTTACATACCACGGGTGGCTTGCGTACTTACCGGAGCGATGCGAACGCTGGGGAAAGCTCCGAATAGGTGACGGGGGTGATTGTATCCGTTCGGCCGTTGCATGCAATCCCTCGTCTATTTATGGCAAACGCGACTCGTCTTTTGTTCGTGTAAGTCACCCATGACCGTTATTATTTTGTATTAATTTTGTGTTAGTTTACATTTCAGAGAGATGAGAACGAGAACGACCCTGATGCAACCGTTAACATGATTGGTGTGACCGGTTACGGCCGCCTTGACTTTATTCTCGCGGTCACATTCCCCACCGACCAAGAAAACGAAATTGACGCCCCCACAACACACGTCCTTGCACATATCACCGAGGCAAAGGATGTAGAGGGAGATGCCGCCGAGGAAAGGATCTCCTTCACAAAATTTGGGCGATCGTTCGTTCTTGACATCACGTCTGTCAAGAACGTCGCTGGGCGCGTATTCACACGGGCAACACGGGAGGCAGGAGAATGGGTAATCATTGATCGTAGTGGAGGAATTTGCCGCACGGACTTCCGGGTGGACGAGCATGACTCGGACAATGAAGATGGATGGGCAAATTAACTGCTGTATGTACTTAAATTTATCATGTAATTTATCAACGAGTCCCGAGTAGAATACCCTCTTAAACCAAgcaccccctccccctggAGTTTTAAGTACCCCTTGGTACCAGCTCAGAATTTTAAGTGCTGATTTTAAGTAAGTAAATTGCAATCTGACGGGTTTTAAGGGGCACCCCCCCCCTATGTTTAAATAGGTTACTTTTCACAGTGAGCTGGGGAACGGCTTGCCGGTGCCAATCGCTTTCTGTGACATTTGATCCATTTGGGACTTATGAAGTTCTCAACAGCTATAGATTAACCGTGGTACATTGAAATGCTCTATGCAAAAACAGCTTGTACATATATATGGGTTACTATAGGGCTCATTTGAATGACACATCCGTGCCTAGTCAGAAGTTTCGCTACTTGGTCTTAGGCCGAGGAACGATAGGGTGTAAGATAGAGGTAGGACCCAGTGATAAGACGACTAGGACCGCAGGACGGTAGAATGGGGGACGGGAGATGGTACGCCGACCCGGGGTGCCACCAAGGCTGCCCACCCAGCAAGCCCTACGGCCAATCCTGGCCGTGCATGCGATACACGTCTGTCAGCGGGCATTGACATGTATATGACTATGATTCGATAATGAGCTATTTGCGTTGAAGCGTGACCGGGTGGAGCTCGCAGAAAGAAAGGGAAACAAGACAGTAACTAGAGAACCCCCGGCTTGTACATATACTACGTTGCATGGAGGAAGAAACGCAAGGCGCCAAGCACCATGCCGGCTTGCTATCAATAGTGCGGTATTATGCATATGATACGTAGGCCGTGACGTAGGCAAACAGCGCATAAATGCTCCGGCATTTCCGGTCAAGTGTAAGCTTCGCCCGCTCCGCGCGCCGCGCGCGCTTCGCAGCCAGGCTGTACTTTTGATAGCTCAGCTCTGCAAAATCATCAGGGGCTCACGAGCACTCGTAATGCATTTGATCCGAGCTAATCCTCCCCCCTGCTTCTCGAACATATCCCGACATGCATTTCACACGATAAAGATCTCCCAAGCACGCTGTGTACAAGACGCGCGCTCACAAGGTCCGTCTGTTGAGACATGTGGTCACAAAACACTGTGATTACGAGCGGCTCAAGAGCTACATACTTTGGCCCATCACTCACTGTGAGGGAAGGCGCATATAGTAATATCAAATAAGATACATCATAAGTAAAATCAATTTGGTGCCACACATAACCCAGTACATGCAAGGAGGGGAGGGATATCAGCGGGCATGTACTATATGGTACAATTTGCGTAATAAATATAGCTAATTGAATTATGGGACGCCATTATATATCATTTCCATCCTACTGGATTGGATGGGTGCTTGAGACTTTTCAAAGAGCATGGACTTACGAATAGCTGGGAAGCAATAAGAAACAGAAGCAAGTTGGGCCATTTGGAGAGCAAGCCGATTGATCGTTGGATATGGAACAACTTTCAACCTTGCGCATGCAACAATTTCCCAACAATATCGCTCAATAAAGAATCAAGCGACCCATACAGGGCCGCAGAGGAGAGCATCATCTGCAACCTGAAGGATTGCATGGATGGTCACTCGGTAAACGCTTAAGCGGTCATAATCGTACTGATAGTAGTATCTTGTGCGATTACTCAGTTTAGAGCTACAGATTAGTACTTGATTTTACTTACTCTTCGAATTTCTCTACATATTCAACAATTTCCTGTTTGAGCTCTTCGATTCGCTGTATGGGTTCTCAAGGTTGAGCAAGCATTTGAGAATACAAACGAGTTGCAATTAATGGCCGTATTGTTTCCGGGGGATCGATGCCAAGTGCATATGGTACAGGACGGGGTACTTTGTGAGTCCGTGCTAACTATTGATTATGATTACCAGGCTTATTCTAGTTTACTTATAGGCTCATTCCTGTGCTTCAAGCTCAGCCTCCTGGACTTCGTCAAGTTGAATGGTATAACCAGGAAAAAATAGCATTTCTCTCCGCCAGTGAATTATGCGTTTTCCATCTACATCAACCCCAGCTGGTGTTTCGGGGCCTGTTTGTGCTATGGGAGGATTTCATCCCATTAGCTCAGCGATATTTGACTTCTTTGGTAAGCAAGATTTTGAACTAAACTGTGAATATGACTGGTAGTTTCCCCTCAATATCTGGACCCAGAGGATTTATGAAGAAAACAGTGTTATTTCCAAACAGCTTTACATGTAGACCGGTTTTGGACCCTAAGTAGCCATCATTACAGACATAGTGGATGTTTACAAGTGTATATTGGCGCTCTTGTGCTGGCCTAACTTGGCAAAGTTAACTTGCCAGAGAAGTAATAAGAGTTTAGAATTTCTTAACAAATAACCAATGTATGATCAGCCTGGATGGCTGCGAAGGAAATCTGAAATTTGCACGATGATCAACTTCCATGACAAAATCAAATGTTTCTATGCGCATATAAGAATCCTTGAGCTTACCATACGCTGGTACTCTTATATTCTTTTGACTGGCTTTACACATACCTATTTTTGGGAAACTTTTGGGTTTGAAGTATAATTAGGGCCTCAGGGTTATATGGACTGGGGAAGGGGCATTGGTGGCCATGTACGTATACTTCCATGAAAGACACATTAGCCAGTACCCATCTATGAATCTATACCATTACAAGTAAGCGCATATCGCTTAGTGACGATCGAACACAGAGGTCCCAACCCAATTATTCTCGAGACTTTCAAACTTCATCCGAACCTGCCGCATCATCAATGTTCACCCAAATTGTTTGAATTATACTTGTACATATTATAGTTTAATCTCAAAAATCGGTTTCGGGACCCTAGATACTTGATCACTTTCACAGACAACAGGGGTTACAGATGTTAAAGCTACAAATTTGGCTGCATGGCACATGTCCTTTATTAACATGAATTACCCGTAAGCACATTTGACGGCCGATTGTCACCCGTGGGTGCGTGCGGCCACGCAGCCTGGGTGAGCACCGCTTCGAGCAAGTCGTGCAAAGACAACTTCACCAATACCCAAACCCAGGATAACACTGACCAAAAACGCAGCGTTGTATGTCCTACACGAGATTTAATAGGAATTTAATACAGCTCAAGTGAGATAAGCTGATTCAGCCAGATACTCACATTACAGAAAGCATCAGGAAAAAGCCGATCAGACTTTGAACAGCTTGCATTGCGCCACGCACCAGGTCTTGCATCGGCTCGAAGGGTGCAATGAGAGGGGCAGGGTTGGAGCCCATAAGGTAATCTCGGCCGCTCTCAACTGATTTCGAGTGAGAGTGAGTCGAAGCATTATCAGGTGTAACCAACGCCCGTGTCGCGCTAGAAGCTTGCCTAAACAACGACGTAGGTGTTGTGATCCAGGAAGGAGATAAATTACGGTCAATACATGAAAGGATTCGACAAAGGATTCGGCAACTTACTGTCGTCTCCACCAAGCCTCTATCAAGCCTTTGGCC
This region includes:
- a CDS encoding Transposase family tnp2, translated to MPNRRAVTGERVWCYCGINKYGTTPHECHIRTRYQHLAKAQRLDQLLRAGNIEDNEDNAENSENGMDIDHTMHNAHQYKDHGGDLGLGDNSFNDIDAYMGAHLDSKLSELEDLHANWHNINNPVCIPLQTPTPPPNNKEPPDKDGFAHITEEDYCKYNCWFDKDTLEMDNIIAKTLTKEEMDSIKMMAIQLFGHILQRNYKHICLLFFLGYPLNQLTAASMSVTHSLDPTPTRIYALHGYFNNLEMIKRMYYQANYTQEEGRMDDYIDLQRYKDLCESNIIVKGEDLGVRYFHGSCDIAYAVMTDGVNLFKQAHSEKSTCWPIMAINLNLPASKRVKLCNLIPLGVIPGPNQLKDFDSYLEPFVGEAIKQACGVETYNVTRQEQFKLRAHAFLILGNMQAIKHVTQMKGPNGKVPCCACEAIGVYHTCRKGYYIPLANPANYPNAIPDGRPDPQDFPPNTIPLYNPLNLPLRTKARIADQLGEMDAANTKRQRDALSKNYGLINHSILDRIPSICWPDLYPHKYLHLFLLNHGRELISLWTGSCHGIDDSGNKDYLISADDWAAIGLETKEASKTLPAAFI
- a CDS encoding copper transport protein CTR2; translation: MNNRRFTTLTLFLLVVATLAHEGEEEPKKSEGATIPGMDMDSEMMMMTPYFHWMANADALYFKSWVPRTPGALAGACIGLFFLAIFERFLGGAKGLIEAWWRRQQASSATRALVTPDNASTHSHSKSVESGRDYLMGSNPAPLIAPFEPMQDLVRGAMQAVQSLIGFFLMLSVMTYNAAFLVSVILGLGIGEVVFARLARSGAHPGCVAARTHG